The DNA region GTCGCCTTCCGAGGGAACTGGAGCCGTCGTTTCCCGGCAACAGGTTCTTGAGGCGGAAGGCGACCGAACCGCGCTCGCTCCCGGGACGGCCCACGGAGGGCGAGTCCTGTACTGCGGTATCAAGGGACTGAGGAATCTCTGGCTCCCGATCGGTGGTGTCCGTCCCGGCCACGGGGTCGTGCTTTCGGTCGCCGAATCGGGGAGCGGTGGCGTCGAATTCATCGGCAACGCGGTGATGAACATCCAGAGCACCGCGGTGCAGACCGATGGTGTGCTGTTCCAGGTCGACGTGCAATGGGACAGCGGGCTGTGCATTTGGGTGAAGTACGTCGCCGTCCTGTGACGTGGATCCGGAGGCGGCGACCGCCGCCTCCGGGCTCACCGGACGCAAAGTGTTCCGCTCTGTGGACATGCTGGTCCGCGCGGTCGGCCGCTGCCGACAATGGCCCACATGATCGGAACCGGCCTGACCGACGAAGCCGTTTACGACCGCACGCGGATCGAGCAATGGCGGGCGGGGAAGGCGCTGTCGCGGCGCGGGATGCTTCGGCTCACGGCCGGCGGCTCACTCGCTCTGACGGCGTTCGGCGCGCTTCCGTCCGGGACGGCGTCGGCGGCCACGCCGATCGTGAAGCCCCTGCCGCCGGAGATCTTCGAGGTCTACGGCACCAACGCCGAGACCCGCTGGGAGGCGCTGAGCGGCCAGGGCTATCTGACGCCGATCGAACGGTTCTTCGTGCGGAATCACACCGCCACTCCGACGATCGACGTCGGCACTTGGCGGCTGAAGCTCTTCGGGAGCGGGCTGCGTGGAGGGCCGGTCGAGTTCAGCTACCGAGACCTGCTCCGGTTGCCTTCCGAGACGATCACTTCCGCCATCGAATGCGCGGGCAACGGACGGAGTTACTTCACCAGCCAGCAGGGCCAAACGGTGTCGGGCACGGCCTGGAAGCTCGGCGCGATCGGCGTCGCGCGCTGGCGTGGTGTCCGGCTTTCCACGGTGCTGGCCAAGGCGGGCCTGACGCGGAACGCGGTGGACGTCCTGCCGGAGGGGCTGGACGCCGATTACGTCACCGGCGGGGTCAACCTGGGAAAGGTGCGCCGCCCGCTGCCGGTCGAAAAGGCATTGCAGGACGTTCTGCTGGCCTACGAGATGAACGGGCATCCGCTCCCGCCGGACCACGGCCATCCGGTGCGGCTCGTCGTACCCTCCTGGGCCGGGATCTCGTCGATCAAATGGCTGGGGCGCATCGAAGTCTCGGAAACGCCACTGGTGTCCCCCTGGAGCACGCAGTACTACCGGCTGCTCGGACCGGACTATCCGGCGGAGGGCACTCCTGTGACGCGGCAGGTGGTCAAGAGCGCGTTCGAACTGCCGTGGAACGGCGAGTTCGCGGCAGGCGGCAGGCAGGTGCTGCGCGGCCGCTCGTGGTCGGGAAACGGCCGGATCCGGCGGGTCGAAGTCGACACTGGAGGCGGTTGGCGGCAGGCGAAGTTCGTGGGCGCGGCCGCGGATCGAGGATGGCAGCGCTGGGAGATCCCTTGGCGCGCCGGTGTTCCCGGTGCCCATACGCTGCGGGCGCGAGCCACGGACATCACCGGTGCCAGCCAGCCCGACGTCACCCCGTACAACACCCAGGGCTACCTGTTCGACGCCGTCGTCCGTCATCCGGTCCGGGTGGTGTGAGATGACGCAGTCGGTCGCGGCGAGCTTCGAGCCGACCGTCGAGCTGACCCTGGCGTTGCGGGTCAGCACCGACTCCGAGCACGCCGCCACGATCGCCGCGCGCCTGCTTGAGTCCTTTGAGGACACTGTCGGCGTCACGCTGACGGCACGGACCGTCCAAACCGGTCAGGTCGTCGAGCTCGCCGGGCGAAGGCGATCGGGTGCGCCCGCGCCGCCGCTGCGCATCGAACCGGATTCGCGACGTGTGCTGCTGCGCGGTGAGGTACTGGAGTTCACCAGGCTCGAGTTCGACCTCCTGCTGTTCCTGAGCCGGAATCCGGACCGAGTCTTCGACCGCATCACCCTGATGGAGCGGGTGTGGGGTCTGTCCGGCGGCAACGGGCGGACCGTGGACGTCCATGTCCGCAAGATCCGCGGCAAGCTGGAACCCGTGCTGACGCCGATCGTGACGGTGCGCGGGGTCGGTTACCGGTTCGACGGGGCGGGCTTGGTGTTCATCGCGGACTGAGTGGCGAGTCCGCGCCGTTCGACTCTGTGCCTTCGATCGTCATGGGCTCGGAGGTGGCCGGAGAGTTGTATCGAGTCACAGTCTTCCTGAGGTGATCTGCGTGCTGGTAGATCTCCTCGACTGTCGTGATGGGGATGCGTGTCTCCACCTTGTTCTCGTCGAAGACGCCGAGATACTTCTTTGAGCGGTTGAACCACAGGCGAGCGATCGGTTTACGATTGTTGTCGTCCAGCAGGACGCCGAAGTAGGTCTTCGTATCGCGCGCGATGACCCTTGCTGCCGGGACCTCTCGACAGACGATTGCGCGGACGATTCGGTATCCCTCAAGTTCTTCTTCGGTCGTCACCACATCCCCGTTGCTGTCACGGGGCCTTGCTTCAGCAGGGACCTCGGGGGCATTGTCGACACGATTTTCCTGCTCGGAGAGATTGGGTGCACCGGCTGAAACGCTGACGAATGAATCGGGTCCGCCCAGCGCGTTCTTCAGACGGTCGTTGACCTGCTCGTTGAGGAATTGGCGGGCCGCCTTGTCCACAAGCGGAGCGAACTGGTCGCGAACCCGCTGAGTGAAGGAGCCCTCGTAAACGCGGCCTGCCAAGAACTTCACCCACTCATCCTCGGGTGTCTTGAACTGGGTCGCGAGGATCCGCTTGATCTGGCCGATGTACTTGAGTTCCTCGGCGGCATTGATGACCGAGTCCAGGTTGAACGACTCTTTGCTCAACTTCGCAAGTTCAGGAATGAGGGTCTCATCGATATCCGAAAAATCGAGAACCAGAAAGGGTTTCGCATCCATTCTGTTCGGCGCGTCCAGATCGGTGTAAAACTGGTATGTTTCGCCATTGGTGAGGATGGCGATCCTCGCATTTGTCACGGCGAAGTACCGGAAAAGCTGAGAAGCATGCTCAAGGCGAAGCGGATCGTTGATCTTCTTGGCTTCGACCAGTACCTGTACCTGTCCGTCGTGCACAATGGCGTAGTCGATCTTCTCGCCCTTTTTGGTGCCGACATCAGCCGTGAATTCGGGGATGACTTCCGCAGGATTGAAGACGTCGTACCCGAGTACTGTGCTGATGAAGGGCATCACGAAAGCGTTCTTAGTGGCCTCTTCCGTTTGGATGTCGGCCTTGTGCTTCCGAATTTTCAGAGCCAGAGCCTGTGCGCGCTCTGCGATCTCCATAGTGATGTCCTCCATATGACACGTTTCCTCGGTGCGCGATGGCCGCACCTTCCCCAGTGGCTCTCGCTGCGTTGCGGGACCTAGGTCGTAGACGGAAGCTCTCGCGTTACATCCCGTGACTCGATGGTGATGTCGGATGTCGATGCGATCACCCGGCGGCGCCGACTGACATTTGGGCAAAGCCGGGATGTCAGGATACGAACCGTGACTCCCACTTACGTCTTGGTCCACGGTTCCAACAGCGCCTCGTTCACCTGGGGCCCGCTGCAACGCGAGCTCGCCCTGCTCGGCCACCGCACGCTGGCCGTCGACCTTCCCGGTCACGGCTTCGCCGCCGGGTTCCACGCCGCCTACCAGGCACCGCAAGACCTCGAAGCGCTGGCCACAGCACCGTCGAACCAGGCGGGCGCCACCTTGGCCGAGGCCGTCGAGCAGGTGGTGGACGTCGTGCGCAAGGTCGCCGAGCACGGTCCGGTCATCCTGGTCGGGCACAGCCGCGGTGGGCTCGCGCTCACCGGCGTCGCGAACGCCGTCCCGGAACTGATCGACCGGATCGTCTACATCTCCGCGTGGTGCTGTGTCGACGCGACGGTGGGCGAGTACATGCAGGGGCCGGAGTACGCGAGCAGCGCGCTCAACGACGTCGCCGGTGTCGTCGTCGCCAATCCCGCCGAGCTCGGCGCGCTCCGGATGAACTGGCGCACCGCCGATCCCGAGCTGCTGGCCGCGTTGAAGACCGCGATGATCGAGGACGGCACCGAGCAGGAGTTCTTCGCCTACCTCAACACGCTCGAGCCGGACGAGAGCCTCGACGCCGGGACCGAACTCGCCGACGCCGCGACCTGGGGCCGGATCCCGCGCACCTACATCAGGCTCACCGAGGACCGGTCGATGCCGCTCGCGCTGCAGGACCGTTTCATCAAGGAGGCGGACGCGCTCACCCCGGACAACCCGACCGACGTGCGGTCACTGAAGAGCAGCCACGTCCGTTTCCTCGTGCACCCGCAGGAGGCCGCCGCCCTCCTCTCCGGGCTGCTCGCGACGGAAGGTCAGGGAGCGACGAGCCCGGCTTCGTAGGCGAAGATCGTCAGCTGGACCCGGTTGGTCGCGTCGAGTTTCGCGAAGATCCGGGTGATGTGGGTCTTCACCGTCGCTTCGCTCAAGTGCAGTTCCGCGCCGATCTCGGCGTTGGTCCAGCCTTGCGCGACGGCGGTGACGATCTGCCGCTCGCGTTCGGTCAGGGTGCCCAGCCCGGCTCGTGCCCGGTGACGGCGAGGGCTCGTCCTGGTCGCGACGAAATGCCCGATGAGCGTCCGCGTCGTCCGCGGTGACAGCATGGCCTCGCCCGCCGCGACCACGCGCACCGCGTCGATGATCTCCTGCGGCGAGCCCTCCTTCAGCAGGAACCCGCTGGCGCCCGCGCCGAGCGCGTCGAAGACGTACTCGTCGAGGTCGTAGGTGGTGAGCACGAGGACCTTCGGCGGATTGGGCAGCGCGGTGACCGCGGCGGTCGCGGTGAGGCCGTTCATCCGCCGCATCCTGATGTCCATCAGCACGACGTCGGGCGCGTGCATGGTCACCTTCGGGACGGCTTCGTCCCCGTCACCCGCTTCCGCGACGACCTCGATGTCGCCCGTGCTGGACAGGATCATCGACAAACCGGTTCGCACGAGCGGGTCGTCGTCGACGAGCAGCACTCGCAGTGGGCGCTGGTTCACCCGGACAGGTTAGTGGTGTCCCCAAGGCAGCCAAGCCCGGACGGCGAATGTGCGCTCTTCGGTGGGGCCGGCGCTGACGTTCCCGCCGATCAGCGTGACACGTTCACCGATGCCCGTCAGCCCGGCGCCCGCGCCCGGCGGCCTTCCCGCCGCGACGGTCGCGGCCAGGGGATTGACGACCTCGACGGTGAGCCCGTGCCCTGGCCCGCCGCGAACCGAAACCTCGGCCGTCGCACCCGGGGCGTGTTTCAGGATGTTGGTCATCGATTCCTGGACGATCCGGTACGCGGTCGTGCCGAGCAACGCCGGCGCGCCGCCCGCGTCGTCGAGCAGGATCGTCACGTTGACCCCCAAACCGGCCCGGCGGGCGTTGGCGACCAGTTCGGGGATGTCCGCCAGCGTCGGTTGTGGCGGCTCCGGGTGGATCCCGTTTTCGCTGTTTTCGCTGAAACCCTGGCCATCGCGGAGGACCCCGATGACCTGCCTCAGGTCTTCGAGCGACTGGCGCGCGGTCGTGCGGACGGTCTTCGCCGCCTCGGTCGTCGCGGGTCCTTTGCTGACTTCGAGCGCACCGGCTTGCAGCGACAGCAGCGAGAGCCGGTGCCCGAGGACGTCGTGCATCTCGCGCGCGATCCGGGTGCGTTCCGCGCGGCGGGTCATCTCGGCCCGGAGTTCCTCCTCCTTGGCCTCACGGATCGCGAGCTTGTCCTGCATCCCGCGGACGACCCCGACGGTGAGCGGCACCGCCGTCATCACGACGGCGACCGTCAACGTCCCCATCAGCTGCACGGCGGAGAACTGCTTGCCGACGATCTGCCCCGCGACGGTCACG from Amycolatopsis sp. EV170708-02-1 includes:
- a CDS encoding sulfite oxidase, whose product is MIGTGLTDEAVYDRTRIEQWRAGKALSRRGMLRLTAGGSLALTAFGALPSGTASAATPIVKPLPPEIFEVYGTNAETRWEALSGQGYLTPIERFFVRNHTATPTIDVGTWRLKLFGSGLRGGPVEFSYRDLLRLPSETITSAIECAGNGRSYFTSQQGQTVSGTAWKLGAIGVARWRGVRLSTVLAKAGLTRNAVDVLPEGLDADYVTGGVNLGKVRRPLPVEKALQDVLLAYEMNGHPLPPDHGHPVRLVVPSWAGISSIKWLGRIEVSETPLVSPWSTQYYRLLGPDYPAEGTPVTRQVVKSAFELPWNGEFAAGGRQVLRGRSWSGNGRIRRVEVDTGGGWRQAKFVGAAADRGWQRWEIPWRAGVPGAHTLRARATDITGASQPDVTPYNTQGYLFDAVVRHPVRVV
- a CDS encoding winged helix-turn-helix domain-containing protein, with translation MTQSVAASFEPTVELTLALRVSTDSEHAATIAARLLESFEDTVGVTLTARTVQTGQVVELAGRRRSGAPAPPLRIEPDSRRVLLRGEVLEFTRLEFDLLLFLSRNPDRVFDRITLMERVWGLSGGNGRTVDVHVRKIRGKLEPVLTPIVTVRGVGYRFDGAGLVFIAD
- a CDS encoding type I restriction endonuclease, giving the protein MEIAERAQALALKIRKHKADIQTEEATKNAFVMPFISTVLGYDVFNPAEVIPEFTADVGTKKGEKIDYAIVHDGQVQVLVEAKKINDPLRLEHASQLFRYFAVTNARIAILTNGETYQFYTDLDAPNRMDAKPFLVLDFSDIDETLIPELAKLSKESFNLDSVINAAEELKYIGQIKRILATQFKTPEDEWVKFLAGRVYEGSFTQRVRDQFAPLVDKAARQFLNEQVNDRLKNALGGPDSFVSVSAGAPNLSEQENRVDNAPEVPAEARPRDSNGDVVTTEEELEGYRIVRAIVCREVPAARVIARDTKTYFGVLLDDNNRKPIARLWFNRSKKYLGVFDENKVETRIPITTVEEIYQHADHLRKTVTRYNSPATSEPMTIEGTESNGADSPLSPR
- a CDS encoding response regulator transcription factor yields the protein MLLVDDDPLVRTGLSMILSSTGDIEVVAEAGDGDEAVPKVTMHAPDVVLMDIRMRRMNGLTATAAVTALPNPPKVLVLTTYDLDEYVFDALGAGASGFLLKEGSPQEIIDAVRVVAAGEAMLSPRTTRTLIGHFVATRTSPRRHRARAGLGTLTERERQIVTAVAQGWTNAEIGAELHLSEATVKTHITRIFAKLDATNRVQLTIFAYEAGLVAP
- a CDS encoding sensor histidine kinase — its product is MARRVLGVVLTVVAVAACVISSIFVFSAQGYLPATQSFDPTWWSTLGFFTGIAAAVMLCWRHKWPELVLGIALVPPLCFRSDALAALVALAALAARRRDRVLWTGSVLVYVATAWALFGDANRHPDVTVAGQIVGKQFSAVQLMGTLTVAVVMTAVPLTVGVVRGMQDKLAIREAKEEELRAEMTRRAERTRIAREMHDVLGHRLSLLSLQAGALEVSKGPATTEAAKTVRTTARQSLEDLRQVIGVLRDGQGFSENSENGIHPEPPQPTLADIPELVANARRAGLGVNVTILLDDAGGAPALLGTTAYRIVQESMTNILKHAPGATAEVSVRGGPGHGLTVEVVNPLAATVAAGRPPGAGAGLTGIGERVTLIGGNVSAGPTEERTFAVRAWLPWGHH
- a CDS encoding alpha/beta fold hydrolase, giving the protein MTPTYVLVHGSNSASFTWGPLQRELALLGHRTLAVDLPGHGFAAGFHAAYQAPQDLEALATAPSNQAGATLAEAVEQVVDVVRKVAEHGPVILVGHSRGGLALTGVANAVPELIDRIVYISAWCCVDATVGEYMQGPEYASSALNDVAGVVVANPAELGALRMNWRTADPELLAALKTAMIEDGTEQEFFAYLNTLEPDESLDAGTELADAATWGRIPRTYIRLTEDRSMPLALQDRFIKEADALTPDNPTDVRSLKSSHVRFLVHPQEAAALLSGLLATEGQGATSPAS